One window of the Actinomycetota bacterium genome contains the following:
- a CDS encoding FAD-dependent oxidoreductase: protein MGEHIVVGAGLAGLCAAINLRRDGHEVRVLERRDGVAGPARDMSTGELTYVMADGTPMQAEKLSRYIGIDIAPACEPLTTTRMYAFGKRYDTDFPRNVPAVLVERSSRKGSLDMLLYRVAVEEGVRFEFNHPLTARKDFDDLPPKSIIASGLFEDAYKALGIPYIHVDGFMGQGLDTSGYNGPSVILYMDRYSWDYAWFSTIHGLGGAVMFQRKKPLSREAKEWFPAQLYEDEGIELPEWHDLDVGVLPMASFNNPRLFHDKFILAGTLAGAQDPVLLFGVHGALVTGKIAAMALARPEDAYREFRKINLLWKLSYMNRLLIEATHPYGLKAATRVGLGLYPLHAWFSMRLGFLFVPGWLRV, encoded by the coding sequence ATGGGAGAACACATCGTAGTCGGCGCCGGTCTCGCGGGACTCTGCGCCGCCATCAACCTCAGGCGCGATGGCCACGAGGTAAGGGTGCTGGAGAGGCGGGACGGTGTCGCCGGCCCGGCACGCGACATGTCCACCGGCGAACTCACCTACGTCATGGCCGACGGCACTCCCATGCAGGCGGAGAAGCTGTCTCGCTACATCGGCATAGATATCGCCCCGGCCTGCGAGCCCCTCACCACCACCCGCATGTACGCCTTCGGCAAACGCTACGATACCGATTTCCCGAGGAACGTGCCCGCGGTACTGGTGGAACGCAGCTCGCGCAAGGGCTCCCTGGACATGCTCCTGTACCGCGTCGCGGTGGAGGAGGGCGTGCGGTTCGAGTTCAACCACCCGCTGACGGCGCGTAAAGACTTCGACGACCTGCCGCCCAAGAGCATCATCGCCTCCGGCCTCTTCGAGGACGCCTATAAGGCCCTGGGCATCCCTTACATCCATGTGGACGGGTTCATGGGGCAAGGCCTGGACACGAGCGGCTATAACGGACCCAGCGTGATCCTGTACATGGACCGCTACTCCTGGGACTACGCCTGGTTCTCCACCATCCATGGGCTGGGGGGCGCGGTGATGTTTCAGCGCAAGAAGCCCCTCTCGCGTGAGGCGAAGGAGTGGTTCCCGGCGCAGCTCTACGAGGACGAGGGCATCGAGCTGCCGGAGTGGCACGACCTGGACGTGGGCGTCCTCCCCATGGCCTCCTTCAACAACCCGCGGCTGTTCCACGACAAGTTCATCCTGGCCGGGACCCTGGCGGGGGCCCAGGACCCCGTGCTGCTCTTCGGGGTGCACGGTGCACTGGTCACCGGCAAGATAGCGGCCATGGCCCTAGCCCGTCCGGAGGATGCCTACCGGGAGTTCCGCAAGATCAACCTGTTGTGGAAGTTGAGCTACATGAACCGCCTGCTCATAGAGGCCACCCACCCCTACGGCCTCAAGGCCGCGACCCGGGTGGGGCTTGGGCTGTACCCGCTGCACGCCTGGTTCTCCATGCGCCTCGGCTTCCTCTTCGTGCCCGGCTGGCTGCGGGTGTGA
- a CDS encoding cytochrome D1 domain-containing protein, with protein sequence MAGSTIGGERPLALMVLAAVLMVLLCLPLVAGCGASQGGGENAVPTVQDGAVTPQETPQEPPPPVYATGTVTGLRPLKTLYVEAGPKSVELMPGGDRIFVNDLYAHKNFIFDAATYEMLKEIPLPDEPVETDFSPDGSYAWVSLYNSSRVVVVDTEAGRVIAQVPTGSIPKEIAVSPDGKWVYVANWESNTVTVIDGLALTRVKDISMYGTPRGMVFSPDGGKVYVCVMGGNTLAEVDVAGGHVVTRQIYCGENPRHAVLSPDGKTIYVSNNMPGTVTYVDRVAGTVTATVKVGSKARTIAITPDGAYLFVCNYDDGTVGCIDIAARRQVFTYQTPDPIGMTVDATGERLFVSNYAPPQISVLEIVR encoded by the coding sequence TTGGCGGGGAGCACGATCGGCGGGGAACGGCCACTTGCGCTCATGGTCCTTGCGGCGGTGCTGATGGTCCTTCTGTGCCTGCCGCTCGTCGCGGGCTGCGGGGCCTCGCAGGGCGGCGGTGAGAACGCTGTCCCGACGGTGCAGGACGGTGCCGTCACGCCGCAGGAAACCCCGCAGGAGCCGCCGCCGCCCGTGTACGCCACCGGGACGGTGACGGGGCTGCGTCCCCTGAAGACCCTCTACGTGGAGGCCGGCCCCAAGTCGGTGGAGCTGATGCCGGGCGGCGACCGCATCTTCGTCAACGATCTCTACGCCCACAAGAACTTCATCTTCGACGCCGCCACCTACGAAATGCTCAAGGAGATACCCCTCCCCGACGAGCCGGTGGAGACTGATTTCTCCCCCGATGGCAGCTATGCCTGGGTGTCGCTGTACAACTCATCCAGGGTGGTGGTGGTGGATACCGAGGCGGGCAGGGTGATAGCGCAGGTGCCCACCGGCAGCATCCCCAAGGAGATCGCCGTGAGCCCCGACGGCAAGTGGGTCTACGTGGCCAACTGGGAATCGAACACGGTGACGGTCATCGACGGGCTGGCCCTGACCAGGGTCAAGGACATCTCCATGTACGGCACCCCCCGCGGCATGGTCTTCTCCCCCGACGGCGGCAAGGTATACGTGTGCGTCATGGGCGGCAACACCCTGGCGGAGGTGGACGTGGCGGGCGGCCACGTGGTGACGCGCCAGATATACTGCGGCGAGAACCCGCGCCACGCCGTGCTCTCACCCGACGGCAAGACCATCTACGTGAGCAACAACATGCCCGGCACCGTCACCTACGTGGACCGCGTGGCTGGCACGGTCACCGCCACCGTGAAGGTGGGCAGCAAGGCGCGCACCATCGCCATCACCCCCGACGGCGCCTACCTCTTCGTCTGCAACTACGACGACGGCACGGTGGGCTGCATCGACATCGCCGCGCGCAGGCAGGTGTTCACCTACCAGACACCCGACCCCATCGGCATGACCGTCGACGCCACTGGAGAGCGCCTCTTCGTATCCAACTACGCCCCCCCGCAGATATCCGTCCTGGAGATCGTCCGTTAG
- a CDS encoding deoxyguanosinetriphosphate triphosphohydrolase yields MNVREEIEGWEDAWLSPHAVRSRDSRGREREEPPDPLRTCFMRDRDRIIHCKSFRRLKHKTQVFLAPEGDHYRTRLTHTLEVSQISRTIARALHLNEDLTEAVALGHDLGHTPFGHMGEDALQGLTPSPFRHNEQSLRVVERLEYGGKGLNLTWEVRDGIRGHTGKSAPPATLEGKIVRVADRIAYVNHDIDDAIRAGILEEADLPASTLQVLGRHHSQRINTLVNDMVERSRGSAEILLSAEVETALDELRAFLFDRVYIGSVAKLEEGKAVTMLRSLFEFYLEHPEEMPGEFQGGDEALSIRVCDYVAGMTDRYADSKYKEHFVPRSWEG; encoded by the coding sequence ATGAACGTGCGCGAGGAGATCGAGGGCTGGGAAGACGCATGGCTCTCCCCCCATGCCGTGCGCAGCCGTGACAGCCGGGGCCGGGAGAGGGAGGAGCCGCCCGATCCGCTGCGCACCTGTTTCATGCGCGACCGCGACCGTATCATCCACTGCAAGTCGTTCCGCCGTCTCAAGCACAAGACGCAGGTCTTTCTTGCCCCCGAGGGCGACCATTACCGTACCCGGCTCACCCATACCCTGGAGGTGAGCCAGATATCCCGAACCATCGCCCGCGCCCTGCACCTGAACGAGGACCTCACCGAGGCCGTGGCCCTGGGCCACGACCTGGGGCACACCCCCTTCGGGCATATGGGTGAGGACGCCCTGCAGGGGTTGACCCCGTCCCCTTTCCGCCATAACGAGCAGAGCCTGCGGGTGGTGGAGAGGCTGGAGTATGGCGGCAAGGGGCTCAATCTCACCTGGGAAGTGAGGGACGGTATCCGGGGACATACCGGCAAGAGCGCTCCTCCCGCCACCCTGGAGGGAAAGATCGTGCGCGTGGCGGACCGTATCGCCTACGTCAACCACGACATAGACGACGCCATCAGGGCGGGCATACTGGAGGAGGCGGACCTGCCGGCTTCCACCCTGCAGGTGCTGGGGCGCCACCACAGCCAACGCATAAACACGCTGGTCAACGACATGGTCGAGCGCAGCAGGGGCTCGGCTGAGATCCTCCTCAGCGCGGAGGTGGAGACCGCCCTGGACGAGCTGCGCGCCTTCCTCTTCGACCGGGTATATATCGGCTCCGTGGCCAAGCTGGAGGAAGGCAAGGCGGTTACCATGCTGCGCAGCCTCTTCGAGTTCTACCTGGAGCATCCGGAGGAGATGCCCGGGGAGTTCCAGGGCGGGGATGAGGCGCTGAGCATAAGGGTCTGCGACTACGTGGCGGGAATGACCGACCGCTACGCTGACAGCAAATACAAGGAGCATTTCGTCCCCCGCAGCTGGGAGGGCTGA
- the dnaG gene encoding DNA primase has protein sequence MGRGRIRDEDIDRLREQASIVDVISDYVQLKKAGRYFKGLCPFHDEKTPSFMVDPSKQLYHCFGCGEGGNVFTFLKKKEGLDFREAAERLASRTGFTLHYEGVTKEAGEVETRRGRLYRLNSWAADIYHEMLLSHEAGRPARDYLASRGIDRETAKAFRLGYAPGSWDFLYRQATRKGFAAQDFMAVGLGLQGEKGIYDRFRGRLIFPIHDLQDRVIAFGGRVIGEGQPKYLNSPETPIYTKSRHLYALNLSRREIVRDGFAVLVEGYTDVIGLWKAGVRNVAATLGTALGEEHIKLLSRLTERVVLAFDADAAGVNASERGLEFHGDFDLDLRVMVLEEGMDPADFVSSRGPEEFLQRAKESVPLVDFCLQKVLEEHDPSDTNSRLRGVRKAVHLLGGLGSDIENERHIKEIADWAGSGYQAVYDLYRRERGGAAATGTRTPEAYIALPPQVKAERELLRLLVHHPYLLEKAQEDLDMGLFSDPGYRIILQALLDRSGADGTAAYGGEGLLSELIEDLESEQVISTATALVFEKSGNVDSIGDEDARAIYGDLLLSLKEFYFERQIRRLKKELEDHTAAPQRDHAREQELTEEIFALERLKRELR, from the coding sequence ATGGGCAGAGGACGCATAAGGGACGAGGACATCGACAGGCTGCGCGAGCAGGCCAGCATCGTCGACGTCATCTCCGACTACGTGCAGCTCAAGAAGGCCGGTCGCTACTTCAAGGGCCTGTGCCCCTTTCACGACGAGAAGACCCCGTCGTTCATGGTCGACCCCTCCAAGCAGCTCTATCATTGCTTCGGTTGCGGCGAGGGGGGGAACGTCTTCACCTTCCTCAAGAAGAAGGAGGGGCTGGACTTCCGCGAGGCGGCGGAGAGGCTGGCCTCCCGCACCGGGTTCACCCTGCACTACGAGGGGGTGACCAAGGAGGCGGGGGAGGTGGAGACCCGGCGCGGCAGGCTCTACCGCCTCAACTCGTGGGCGGCCGATATCTACCACGAGATGCTGCTCTCGCATGAGGCGGGGAGGCCGGCCCGGGACTACCTGGCCTCCCGGGGTATCGACCGCGAGACCGCCAAGGCCTTCCGGCTGGGTTACGCCCCCGGATCCTGGGACTTCCTGTACCGGCAGGCCACCCGCAAGGGTTTCGCGGCGCAGGACTTCATGGCGGTGGGGCTGGGCCTGCAAGGGGAGAAAGGCATCTACGACCGCTTCCGCGGCCGCCTTATCTTCCCCATCCACGACCTGCAGGACCGCGTCATCGCCTTCGGGGGGAGGGTGATCGGTGAGGGACAGCCCAAGTACCTCAATTCGCCCGAGACCCCCATCTACACCAAGAGCCGCCATCTCTATGCCCTCAACCTATCACGGCGGGAGATCGTGCGCGACGGGTTCGCGGTGCTGGTGGAGGGATATACCGACGTCATCGGGTTGTGGAAGGCGGGCGTCCGCAACGTGGCGGCCACCCTGGGTACCGCCCTTGGAGAGGAGCATATCAAGCTGCTCTCCCGCCTCACGGAACGGGTAGTGCTGGCGTTCGACGCTGATGCGGCCGGCGTCAATGCCAGCGAGAGGGGCCTGGAGTTCCACGGTGATTTCGACCTTGACCTGCGGGTCATGGTCCTGGAGGAGGGGATGGACCCCGCGGATTTCGTATCCTCGCGCGGACCGGAGGAGTTTCTTCAACGGGCGAAGGAGAGCGTGCCCCTGGTGGATTTCTGCCTGCAAAAGGTCCTCGAAGAGCACGACCCCTCGGATACGAACTCCCGCCTGCGCGGCGTACGCAAGGCTGTCCACCTGCTGGGCGGGCTGGGGAGCGACATCGAGAACGAACGCCATATCAAGGAGATAGCCGACTGGGCGGGCTCGGGTTACCAGGCTGTTTACGACCTGTACCGGCGCGAACGGGGCGGGGCCGCGGCAACGGGAACCAGGACACCGGAGGCCTACATAGCCCTTCCCCCCCAGGTGAAGGCGGAACGGGAACTTTTACGGCTCCTGGTGCATCATCCCTACTTGCTGGAGAAAGCGCAGGAAGATCTGGATATGGGGTTGTTCAGCGACCCCGGGTACCGTATAATCCTTCAGGCGCTCCTGGACAGGTCCGGCGCGGACGGGACCGCGGCCTACGGCGGAGAAGGGCTGCTCTCGGAACTCATCGAGGACCTGGAGTCCGAGCAGGTAATCAGCACCGCTACGGCGTTAGTTTTCGAGAAAAGTGGGAATGTTGATAGTATAGGTGACGAGGACGCTCGGGCTATCTACGGGGACCTTCTCCTTTCCCTGAAGGAATTCTATTTTGAGCGTCAAATAAGGAGATTGAAGAAAGAGTTGGAAGACCACACGGCCGCACCCCAGAGAGATCACGCGCGCGAGCAGGAACTCACGGAGGAGATTTTCGCTCTTGAGCGCCTGAAACGGGAGTTGAGATAG
- a CDS encoding glycosyltransferase family 2 protein: MVVLDILLVAWMAAGCLYWLAVLFLTIRIIKTVPLLEELPEPQRDEWPRVSVIVPLRDGADDASGPLNERLKEEYPGLEFILVDDRSTDGTASLIDELAASDARVRAVHIDDLPGGWLGKVYAMQRGVEASGGEWLGFSDADAEVSSGAIPRAISHCESRGLDYLAVIPGLHRGRSLVDSVSQVLLRVMLISERAWAAEKEGSSAAVGSPSLALVRRSILEEAGGLAELRMEPSEDVALAQMIKGAGGRCGVVNGRGYVGAAFPPRLREMAVDMERGVFATLGGFSLPRIFWLTLLFFAVEFGPYLFFFPLGIPYGELIGTVAVSLGMAVSILVCRWTRLPLMAALYFPIDLFVVVYILLRAGIVGTARGGLWWQGDFYPTEMLRMGRRFSYR; this comes from the coding sequence ATGGTAGTACTGGATATCCTCCTGGTGGCGTGGATGGCCGCCGGCTGCCTGTACTGGCTGGCGGTGCTCTTCCTGACCATACGCATCATCAAGACGGTCCCCCTGCTGGAGGAGTTGCCCGAACCCCAAAGGGACGAATGGCCGAGGGTGTCGGTCATCGTCCCCCTGCGCGACGGGGCGGATGACGCGAGCGGCCCGTTGAACGAGCGCCTGAAGGAAGAATATCCAGGCCTGGAATTCATCCTGGTGGATGACCGCTCCACGGACGGCACCGCCTCCCTCATAGACGAGCTGGCCGCCTCGGACGCGAGGGTGAGAGCCGTGCACATAGATGACCTCCCCGGTGGATGGCTGGGCAAGGTGTACGCCATGCAGAGGGGGGTCGAGGCGTCCGGCGGTGAGTGGCTGGGTTTCAGCGACGCCGACGCGGAGGTATCCTCCGGCGCCATCCCCAGGGCGATCTCCCATTGCGAGTCCCGGGGCCTGGACTACCTTGCGGTCATACCCGGACTCCACCGCGGCAGATCACTCGTGGATTCCGTGTCCCAGGTGCTGCTGCGCGTCATGCTGATAAGCGAACGGGCCTGGGCGGCGGAGAAAGAGGGAAGCAGCGCCGCCGTGGGCTCCCCGTCGCTGGCCCTGGTACGCCGCTCCATCCTGGAGGAGGCGGGAGGACTGGCGGAGCTGCGCATGGAGCCCTCGGAGGACGTCGCACTGGCCCAGATGATAAAGGGCGCGGGAGGGCGATGCGGAGTCGTTAACGGGCGCGGCTACGTGGGGGCGGCCTTCCCTCCGAGACTGCGGGAGATGGCCGTGGACATGGAAAGGGGGGTGTTCGCCACCCTGGGCGGGTTCAGCCTGCCACGCATCTTCTGGCTCACATTGCTTTTCTTCGCGGTCGAATTCGGGCCCTACCTCTTCTTCTTCCCCTTGGGGATCCCATACGGTGAGCTGATAGGTACCGTGGCGGTATCGCTGGGCATGGCAGTATCCATCCTCGTATGCAGGTGGACCAGGTTGCCGTTGATGGCCGCGCTCTACTTTCCCATAGACCTCTTCGTCGTGGTCTATATCCTGCTGAGGGCGGGGATAGTGGGGACGGCACGGGGGGGGCTGTGGTGGCAGGGTGACTTCTACCCCACGGAGATGCTGCGCATGGGGCGCAGGTTCAGCTACCGCTGA
- a CDS encoding FAD-dependent oxidoreductase gives MHDVVIIGAGPAGLSAGVYCARKMLDTLVVTSNVGGQATWSWEVENYLGYQLITGVELVERFREHLDNFKVELREGLNVTSLVKGDGGFVVGTDKDGELEARAVVVASGKVPRLLGVPGEDTYRGRGVAYCSTCDGPLFRGKKVAVVGGGNSALDAALQLSHIAERVYLVAAEEALGGDEIRRRQVLASSKTEVFLAHRVNAIRGETFVKAIDIEGGGETRSLEVAGVFIEVGSIPSTAFLPPEVELNGLGEIVIDSNNRTSVPGLFAAGDATNVVEKQIIIAAGEGAKAALSAYAWLVESGGTAATA, from the coding sequence ATGCACGACGTGGTGATCATCGGGGCGGGACCGGCGGGCCTGTCGGCAGGGGTTTATTGCGCGCGCAAGATGCTCGACACCCTGGTGGTAACGAGCAACGTGGGCGGCCAGGCCACGTGGTCCTGGGAGGTCGAGAACTACCTGGGGTACCAGCTCATCACCGGCGTCGAGCTGGTCGAGCGTTTTCGGGAACACCTGGACAACTTCAAGGTCGAGCTGCGGGAAGGCCTCAACGTCACTTCCCTGGTGAAGGGGGACGGCGGGTTCGTCGTCGGCACCGACAAGGACGGCGAACTGGAGGCGAGGGCGGTCGTCGTGGCCTCCGGCAAGGTCCCGCGCCTTCTGGGCGTGCCCGGCGAGGACACCTACCGCGGCCGTGGCGTGGCCTACTGCTCCACCTGCGACGGCCCACTCTTCCGGGGCAAGAAGGTGGCGGTGGTCGGCGGGGGCAACTCCGCCCTTGACGCCGCTCTGCAGCTCAGCCATATCGCGGAAAGGGTCTACCTCGTCGCCGCCGAGGAGGCCCTGGGCGGAGACGAGATCAGGCGCCGGCAGGTGCTGGCATCCAGCAAGACCGAGGTCTTCCTCGCGCACCGGGTAAACGCCATCCGCGGCGAGACCTTCGTCAAGGCCATCGATATAGAGGGCGGCGGCGAAACGAGGTCCCTGGAGGTCGCGGGGGTGTTCATCGAGGTCGGGAGCATCCCCAGTACGGCCTTCCTCCCCCCCGAGGTGGAACTGAACGGACTCGGCGAGATCGTCATCGACTCCAATAACCGCACCAGCGTCCCCGGCCTGTTCGCGGCCGGAGACGCCACCAACGTGGTGGAGAAGCAGATCATCATCGCCGCGGGCGAGGGGGCGAAGGCGGCGCTTTCGGCCTACGCCTGGCTGGTGGAGAGCGGCGGCACCGCCGCGACAGCTTGA
- a CDS encoding RDD family protein, with the protein MLASLNGKGGWDVKNCPDCGAANPDDAAFCSNCAFRFGGEVQPGQPQYPAPTGGPPQQQPEYYPPGHQPYQQTFPSYGGFWIRLAAYLLDYMVISLAFLPINVVFTAIDHRIPIYFFFWGLWIWPEGVSSQIMVFFNLVRLSLIWAYFIIMTARSGSTLGKRLLNLRVVGEDMQLIGYGTAALRETIGKVISAIPCLLGYFWAGFDGRKQAWHDKLAKTFVIRTGP; encoded by the coding sequence ATGCTGGCGAGCCTTAATGGTAAGGGGGGATGGGACGTGAAGAACTGCCCGGATTGTGGAGCCGCCAACCCGGACGACGCCGCCTTCTGCTCCAACTGCGCCTTTCGGTTCGGGGGTGAGGTTCAGCCCGGACAGCCGCAATACCCTGCGCCCACGGGAGGGCCCCCGCAACAGCAGCCGGAGTACTACCCACCCGGGCACCAGCCCTATCAACAGACCTTCCCGAGCTACGGCGGTTTCTGGATAAGGCTGGCTGCCTACCTGCTGGACTATATGGTGATCTCCCTCGCGTTCCTTCCCATAAACGTCGTCTTCACGGCCATCGACCACCGCATCCCCATCTACTTCTTCTTCTGGGGCCTGTGGATCTGGCCCGAGGGGGTCAGCTCCCAGATCATGGTTTTCTTCAACCTGGTGCGGCTGTCCCTTATCTGGGCTTACTTCATCATCATGACCGCCAGGAGCGGTTCGACCCTGGGCAAGAGGCTGCTTAACCTCAGGGTGGTCGGTGAGGACATGCAGCTCATCGGCTACGGGACGGCAGCCCTGCGGGAGACCATAGGCAAGGTGATATCCGCGATACCCTGCCTCCTGGGTTACTTCTGGGCCGGTTTCGACGGCCGTAAGCAGGCCTGGCACGACAAGCTCGCCAAGACTTTCGTGATCAGGACCGGCCCTTGA
- a CDS encoding DUF4190 domain-containing protein produces MPYPVAGQVNNSKATASLILGIIGLIICPLICSVLAIILGFTAKNEIAASGGYQTGESNARAGIILGWIGLALAVIWVVILILAAASNSAIPATPVLALL; encoded by the coding sequence ATGCCCTACCCGGTGGCAGGTCAGGTCAACAACAGTAAAGCGACCGCCTCCCTCATCCTGGGGATCATCGGGCTCATCATATGCCCGTTGATCTGTTCGGTCCTGGCAATTATCCTCGGCTTCACGGCCAAGAATGAGATCGCGGCGAGCGGCGGCTACCAGACCGGAGAGTCCAACGCGAGGGCCGGGATAATCCTGGGATGGATAGGACTGGCCCTGGCCGTGATATGGGTGGTGATCCTGATCCTCGCCGCGGCCAGCAATTCCGCGATTCCCGCTACACCCGTCCTGGCCCTGCTGTAG
- the rpoD gene encoding RNA polymerase sigma factor RpoD, translating to MEDWKDLDYEEIKELLSKGQGRGVLTQDEITESLQALHLSPEQMDHFYSLLEEMNVEVLDGPSAENLREMEEEEAEEAEEEKEETLEKDMEMAGKTPTNDPVRMYLKEIGKVPLLTASEEVDLAKKIEAGEEASAKLREKGDKLSREELRTLRRQERTGQEAKRKLVEANLRLVVSIAKRYVGRGMLFLDLIQEGNLGLIRAVEKFDFRKGYKFSTYATWWIRQAITRAIADQARTIRIPVHMVETINKLIRVQRSLLQELGREPTPEEIAEQMELTPEKVREIIKVSQEPVSLETPIGEEEDSHLGDFIEDADAVVPIDAASFILLQEQLEDVLNSLNEREKEVIRLRFGLTDGHPRTLEEVGREFGVTRERIRQIESKTLAKLRHPTRSAKLRDYLE from the coding sequence GTGGAAGATTGGAAAGACCTCGACTACGAAGAGATAAAAGAACTGCTCTCTAAGGGCCAAGGCAGAGGCGTACTCACCCAGGACGAGATCACTGAATCGCTGCAGGCACTGCACCTGAGCCCGGAGCAGATGGACCACTTCTACTCTCTCTTGGAGGAGATGAACGTGGAAGTGTTGGATGGACCGTCCGCGGAAAACCTGCGCGAGATGGAGGAGGAAGAGGCCGAGGAGGCCGAGGAAGAGAAGGAAGAGACCCTGGAAAAAGACATGGAAATGGCGGGAAAGACCCCGACCAACGATCCCGTGCGCATGTACCTCAAGGAGATCGGAAAAGTACCGCTGCTCACCGCGAGCGAGGAGGTCGACCTGGCCAAGAAGATAGAGGCCGGGGAGGAGGCCTCGGCAAAGCTGCGTGAGAAGGGCGACAAGCTCTCCCGCGAGGAGCTGCGGACGCTGCGGCGCCAGGAGCGTACCGGCCAGGAGGCCAAGAGGAAGCTGGTGGAGGCCAACCTCAGGCTGGTGGTGTCCATCGCCAAGCGCTACGTAGGCCGGGGGATGCTCTTCCTCGACCTCATCCAGGAGGGCAACCTGGGCCTCATCCGCGCGGTGGAGAAGTTCGACTTCCGCAAGGGCTACAAGTTCTCCACCTACGCCACCTGGTGGATCAGGCAGGCCATTACCCGGGCCATCGCCGACCAGGCCCGCACCATCCGCATCCCGGTACACATGGTTGAGACCATCAACAAGCTCATCCGCGTACAGCGCTCGCTCCTGCAGGAACTGGGCCGGGAGCCCACTCCCGAGGAGATAGCCGAGCAGATGGAGCTCACCCCGGAGAAGGTGCGCGAGATCATCAAGGTGTCCCAGGAACCCGTGTCCCTGGAGACCCCCATCGGCGAGGAGGAGGACTCCCACTTGGGGGACTTCATTGAGGACGCCGATGCCGTGGTGCCCATAGACGCCGCCTCCTTCATCCTCCTGCAGGAGCAGCTCGAGGACGTGCTGAACTCCCTGAACGAGAGGGAGAAGGAAGTCATCCGCCTCCGTTTCGGGCTCACCGACGGCCACCCGCGCACCCTGGAAGAGGTGGGACGGGAGTTCGGCGTAACCCGCGAGAGGATCCGCCAGATCGAGTCCAAGACCCTGGCCAAGCTGCGCCACCCCACCCGCTCCGCCAAGCTCCGCGACTACCTCGAATAA